From Triticum aestivum cultivar Chinese Spring chromosome 4A, IWGSC CS RefSeq v2.1, whole genome shotgun sequence, a single genomic window includes:
- the LOC123082107 gene encoding translation initiation factor IF-2, producing the protein MPTDHGSSSDGGHQAQCRRRGASVDVELRAAMALADMAGAGAGAAADHALPAQRLRHAAAPAAQAAMEQEDEELASTRLSLELGNVGIQSSPCSSSSSGAGQQPPQSSAAVTGYGLSRPRHMLTEAEKEAKRLRRVLANRESARQTILRRQAIRDELARKVADLASQNENMKKEKDKVLEQYLTLKETNKQLKQQVAKTTKKKPSSTPAITPMDIAPPAQSAEATPPQTPPQPSFLYSAPPTSMPVPYVWGSWPPCGPGVYEHGGNPAGMAGHAPPPLCVPPACAWYYPVVAAARGSPPAYVQPFQEPTGSGGTAGEDTDDDPCSLTLAIDAADKKSPAACPNAYQSGSGVVGAVGLQVALSGREKAATAAEARKRRKELTKLKQMHAGSRHGAGEHW; encoded by the exons ATGCCGACTGATCACGGCAGCAGCAGCGACGGCGGCCACCAGGCGCAATGCCGGCGGAGGGGCGCCAGCGTCGACGTCGAGCTCCGCGCCGCCATGGCGCTGGCCGACATGGCGGGGGCCGGGGCCGGAGCGGCCGCCGACCACGCGCTCCCGGCGCAGCGCctgcgccacgccgccgccccAGCGGCCCAG GCGGCGATGGAGCAGGAGGACGAGGAGCTGGCGAGCACGAGGCTGAGCCTTGAGCTGGGCAACGTCGGCATCCAGTCCTCCCCTTGCTCCAGCAGCTCCAGCGGCGCCGGGCAGCAACCGCCGCAGTCGTCGGCGGCCGTGACGGGATACGGCCTCAGCAGACCGCGGCACATGCTCACCGAG gcggagaaggaggcgaagCGGCTGCGGCGCGTGCTCGCGAACCGGGAGTCCGCCCGGCAAACCATCCTCCGCCGCCAG GCGATCCGGGACGAACTGGCGAGGAAAGTCGCGGATTTAGCGTCGCAGAACGAGAACATGAAGAAG GAGAAGGACAAGGTGCTGGAACAGTACCTCACGCTCAAGGAGACGAACAAGCAGCTGAAACAACAG GTGGCCAAGACGACCAAGAAGAAGCCGTCGTCTACACCAGCGATCACGCCCATGGACATCGCGCCGCCGGCACAGAGCGCGGAGGCCACCCCGCCACAGACGCCGCCGCAGCCAAGCTTCCTGTACAGCGCGCCGCCGACGTCCATGCCTGTGCCCTACGTCTGGGGCTCCTGGCCCCCGTGCGGGCCGGGGGTGTACGAGCATGGCGGCAACCCGGCTGGCATGGCGGGACACGCTCCGCCCCCGCTCTGCGTCCCGCCGGCCTGCGCGTGGTACTACCCCGTCGTCGCCGCTGCCCGCGGCTCGCCCCCGGCCTACGTGCAGCCGTTCCAGGAGCCGACAGGCAGTGGCGGGACGGCCGGGGAGGACACCGACGACGACCCTTGCTCGCTGACCCTCGCCATCGATGCTGCCGACAAGAAGAGCCCCGCCGCCTGTCCCAACGCTTACCAAAGTGGCAGCGGCGTGGTGGGGGCAGTGGGGCTGCAGGTCGCGCTTAGCGGCAGAGagaaggcggcgacggcggcggaggcgaggaagAGGCGGAAGGAGCTCACCAAGCTGAAGCAGATGCACGCCGGAAGCCGCCATGGCGCTGGCGAGCACTGGTGA